A single genomic interval of Lepisosteus oculatus isolate fLepOcu1 chromosome 12, fLepOcu1.hap2, whole genome shotgun sequence harbors:
- the LOC102697829 gene encoding caspase-8-like isoform X3: MQTSQRHRNTMEIIKENKLFLLEVLSCDPSYILQHVQQSRVITDREYKNIAYSPDNHEKKITDLLDKVIFKGNEKCQEFLEILQKEDVKETFPKLHEWPGGKVDVLANPIQETQDVTKGTEYRMASKPRGYCLIFNNLNFERLSTRTGTNADAKALEEVFSWLGFEVKRHDDLKAAEMRAKLEEYGKASHQGKDCFVCCVLSHGEQQCVVGTDGEKVEIKDIVSCFDGKKCPSLVQKPKVFFIQACQGKEFQESVEAQGDGCFPVVRLESDDSGIYRVPVDADVLIGMATVQECLSMRDVRSGTWYIQSLCRQLREGCPRGDDIHSILTKVNEEVSKEEGTIKRIKLAKQIPEPRYTLTKKLVFRVP; the protein is encoded by the exons ATGCAGACTTCTCAAAG gCACAGAAACACCATGGAAATCATAAAAGAGAATAAATTGTTCCTTTTGGAAGTGCTGAGCTGTGATCCGTCCTATATTCTACAACATGTGCAGCAATCGAGGGTCATTACTGACCGAGAGTACAAAAACATTGCATACTCTCCTGACAATCATGAGAAGAAAATTACAGATCTCCTGGACAAAGTTATTTTCAAGGGGAATGAAAAGTGCCAGGAATTCCTGGAAATTCTCCAGAAGGAGGACGTTAAAGAAACATTCCCCAAACTTCATGAATGGCCCGGAGGAAAAGTAGATGTATTGG CTAATCCCATACAGGAGACACAAGATGTTacaaag GGCACTGAGTACAGGATGGCGAGTAAACCACGAGGATACTGCCTGATCTTCAATAATCTAAACTTTGAACGACTATCCACACGCACTGGTACAAATGCTGATGCCA aGGCTTTAGAAGAAGTGTTCTCCTGGTTGGGCTTTGAAGTGAAACGGCACGATGACCTGAAAGCTGCAGAGATGCGCGCTAAATTGGAAGAGTATGGAAAGGCATCTCACCAAGGAAAAGACTGCTTTGTGTGCTGCGTGCTCAGTCACGGAGAACAGCAGTGCGTCGTGGGTACAGACGGTGAAAAGGTCGAGATCAAAGACATCGTCTCCTGTTTCGATGGAAAGAAGTGTCCTTCTTTGGTGCAGAAGCCCAAAGTCTTCTTTATCCAGGCTTGCCAGGGCAAGGAGTTTCAAGAGTCAGTGGAAGCACAAGGTGATGGATGTTTTCCAGTTGTTCGTCTTGAATCCGATGACTCTGGTATATACAGAGTCCCGGTCGATGCTGATGTCCTCATAGGCATGGCCACAGTCCAGGAGTGCTTGTCTATGAGAGACGTAAGAAGTGGCACCTGGTACATCCAGTCACTGTGCAGACAGCTCAGAGAAGGCTGTCCAAG AGGTGACGATATCCATAGCATCCTCACAAAAGTCAACGAGGAAGTGAGCAAAGAGGAAGGCACCATAAAAAGAATCAAACTGGCCAAACAGATACCCGAGCCCAGATACACTCTGACGAAAAAGCTGGTCTTCCGTGTACCTTAA
- the LOC102697829 gene encoding caspase-8-like isoform X4, which yields MEIIKENKLFLLEVLSCDPSYILQHVQQSRVITDREYKNIAYSPDNHEKKITDLLDKVIFKGNEKCQEFLEILQKEDVKETFPKLHEWPGGKVDVLANPIQETQDVTKGTEYRMASKPRGYCLIFNNLNFERLSTRTGTNADAKALEEVFSWLGFEVKRHDDLKAAEMRAKLEEYGKASHQGKDCFVCCVLSHGEQQCVVGTDGEKVEIKDIVSCFDGKKCPSLVQKPKVFFIQACQGKEFQESVEAQGDGCFPVVRLESDDSGIYRVPVDADVLIGMATVQECLSMRDVRSGTWYIQSLCRQLREGCPRGDDIHSILTKVNEEVSKEEGTIKRIKLAKQIPEPRYTLTKKLVFRVP from the exons ATGGAAATCATAAAAGAGAATAAATTGTTCCTTTTGGAAGTGCTGAGCTGTGATCCGTCCTATATTCTACAACATGTGCAGCAATCGAGGGTCATTACTGACCGAGAGTACAAAAACATTGCATACTCTCCTGACAATCATGAGAAGAAAATTACAGATCTCCTGGACAAAGTTATTTTCAAGGGGAATGAAAAGTGCCAGGAATTCCTGGAAATTCTCCAGAAGGAGGACGTTAAAGAAACATTCCCCAAACTTCATGAATGGCCCGGAGGAAAAGTAGATGTATTGG CTAATCCCATACAGGAGACACAAGATGTTacaaag GGCACTGAGTACAGGATGGCGAGTAAACCACGAGGATACTGCCTGATCTTCAATAATCTAAACTTTGAACGACTATCCACACGCACTGGTACAAATGCTGATGCCA aGGCTTTAGAAGAAGTGTTCTCCTGGTTGGGCTTTGAAGTGAAACGGCACGATGACCTGAAAGCTGCAGAGATGCGCGCTAAATTGGAAGAGTATGGAAAGGCATCTCACCAAGGAAAAGACTGCTTTGTGTGCTGCGTGCTCAGTCACGGAGAACAGCAGTGCGTCGTGGGTACAGACGGTGAAAAGGTCGAGATCAAAGACATCGTCTCCTGTTTCGATGGAAAGAAGTGTCCTTCTTTGGTGCAGAAGCCCAAAGTCTTCTTTATCCAGGCTTGCCAGGGCAAGGAGTTTCAAGAGTCAGTGGAAGCACAAGGTGATGGATGTTTTCCAGTTGTTCGTCTTGAATCCGATGACTCTGGTATATACAGAGTCCCGGTCGATGCTGATGTCCTCATAGGCATGGCCACAGTCCAGGAGTGCTTGTCTATGAGAGACGTAAGAAGTGGCACCTGGTACATCCAGTCACTGTGCAGACAGCTCAGAGAAGGCTGTCCAAG AGGTGACGATATCCATAGCATCCTCACAAAAGTCAACGAGGAAGTGAGCAAAGAGGAAGGCACCATAAAAAGAATCAAACTGGCCAAACAGATACCCGAGCCCAGATACACTCTGACGAAAAAGCTGGTCTTCCGTGTACCTTAA